From one Flavobacteriales bacterium genomic stretch:
- a CDS encoding YdcF family protein, whose amino-acid sequence MRVRTILHSPAVLVLLLTGCTIANPAKYYSRAEAKKPYDALIVPGMPFTEDGGVHIGLKARLVWAVHLYRKGFADRLIMSGAAVYTPYSEARIMREYAVAMGVPREHIILDEMAEHSTENMYFGYQMACAAGLKNVALASDEFQVKMLKPMQRRMRRELGVHIDLLPLVRDSVSDLFAATNPVFDPQVALVPDFVSIVERESFWRRLRGTLGGHIPWEDAEQCSPAQAGR is encoded by the coding sequence ATGCGTGTCAGGACCATCCTTCATTCCCCCGCTGTGCTGGTCCTGTTGCTTACAGGTTGCACCATTGCCAATCCAGCCAAGTATTATAGCAGGGCCGAAGCGAAGAAGCCCTACGATGCGCTGATCGTGCCGGGCATGCCATTCACTGAAGATGGCGGCGTGCATATCGGCCTGAAAGCACGGCTGGTGTGGGCCGTTCATTTGTACCGGAAGGGTTTCGCCGACCGCTTGATCATGTCGGGCGCTGCGGTCTACACGCCATACAGTGAGGCTCGGATCATGCGTGAGTACGCCGTGGCCATGGGCGTGCCGCGCGAGCATATCATCTTGGACGAGATGGCTGAGCACAGTACGGAGAACATGTATTTCGGCTATCAAATGGCTTGCGCCGCAGGGCTGAAGAACGTGGCCCTCGCCAGCGATGAGTTTCAAGTGAAGATGCTGAAGCCCATGCAGCGGCGGATGAGGCGCGAGTTGGGTGTGCACATCGATTTGCTGCCCTTGGTCCGCGATAGCGTTTCCGACCTCTTCGCGGCCACCAACCCCGTCTTTGATCCCCAAGTGGCGCTGGTACCCGACTTCGTTTCCATCGTGGAGCGCGAGTCGTTCTGGAGGCGCTTACGCGGCACATTGGGCGGGCATATCCCATGGGAGGATGCCGAGCAGTGCAGTCCGGCTCAGGCCGGGCGCTGA
- a CDS encoding RNA polymerase sigma factor, producing the protein MHEDKRSAFMQAYQPCHEPFVRYCSALAHGKMDAQDLVQDVLLSAFQRFEAIRKKHELLHYLIRAAKNRAASAWRTNRRSTDLCEKQAARLQSLGASAEMLLDVEILYATLERLPPDQRDALVLFEVSGLPMAEIAAIQGVNENAMKTRVSRARAAVREMLGCRTQQHPNAALGAFKTLML; encoded by the coding sequence GTGCACGAAGACAAGCGCAGCGCATTCATGCAGGCATACCAGCCTTGCCACGAGCCGTTCGTGCGGTATTGCTCAGCGCTCGCCCATGGGAAGATGGACGCCCAGGACCTCGTGCAGGACGTGCTGCTCAGCGCGTTCCAGCGATTCGAGGCCATCCGGAAGAAGCATGAGCTGCTGCATTACCTGATCCGTGCGGCGAAGAACCGGGCGGCAAGTGCCTGGCGAACGAACAGGCGCAGCACCGATCTCTGCGAGAAGCAAGCGGCACGCTTGCAGTCGCTCGGCGCCTCCGCTGAGATGCTCCTTGACGTAGAGATCCTTTATGCCACCCTGGAGCGCCTGCCTCCGGACCAGCGCGATGCACTCGTACTCTTCGAGGTCAGCGGATTGCCCATGGCGGAGATCGCTGCGATCCAAGGCGTCAACGAGAATGCGATGAAGACCCGCGTGAGCCGCGCGCGTGCGGCTGTCCGGGAAATGCTCGGTTGCCGAACTCAACAACATCCGAACGCCGCGCTCGGCGCATTCAAGACCCTGATGCTATGA
- a CDS encoding T9SS type A sorting domain-containing protein: MPLLNLARSAAIALLLSAATVPLSAQTAGDYGSWVTGAWNTVATWRVYDGVSWASSPAASAVPNANTRVWIRTGTTVTAAFGSTYHCAELFIEATGRLYNNNTGATNLSYVHVYGVAPAHTGQIVVNGNLGNGATLDGISLSIDGASITMSGSGTANAARIRKTATTHPISGASLTTTSFTIDMNVNLRFSAGSTTMLYNGCSAASNFHVTINAGRTLALVGAAGTGNVSIDGLAGTDFWQLGGSITVNGTLLIPGILYATTNNTNAAYECRITIGPGGFVRTTQVHAAGSGTAWHRFFVNAGGILEISGTPVAWTSYFVNNNQYVFDANSQTTYSGAGTQNVPNVVGGYGNLRIRGTGVKTILGTLLVKGNLEILNVTGTPELDVTISNFQVTVYGNWTSYGTAGFNERTGLVLFSGSAGTQVINTAGGEDFFNWRIAKSAAQPLVRMDSDVRVAQVLNLNTTAAILDLNGNMLTLLNPAVGAIASNSTFGTTRHIRSERTDNMSRVRWNIGTTTGAHVVPFGTATSYIPFTFDLLSGDAGSVTMATYGTPPDNMPLPATPTLVSALPSGYGLLPDNAEATVDRFWQIDVTGTPNTLLTFRYQASELPSAPLADPLSLRAQRYNSAVPYWEDQLESVGNGSYFATANNVSAFGPFTLTHILSPLPVELLRFDARVDLASVRLDWTTASELNNDRFEVLRSRDGIVYEALTSVPGAGNSNSPRSYTAYDRAPWMGLSYYKLRQHDSDGQWQDSHAVPVHFGTEAAEPMVYPNPVRDIAYLQGLPSGTVDLRITDATGRLVSQARKSGDSDRFDWPLGQLPAGSYLVQVIERERAWTLRLLRD, from the coding sequence ATGCCCCTGCTGAACCTGGCCAGAAGCGCGGCGATTGCGCTCCTGTTGTCCGCCGCAACCGTTCCGCTCAGCGCCCAAACCGCCGGTGACTACGGCTCATGGGTGACGGGGGCTTGGAACACCGTGGCGACCTGGCGGGTTTATGATGGCGTGAGTTGGGCTTCATCACCGGCTGCATCCGCCGTTCCGAATGCGAATACCAGGGTCTGGATCCGCACGGGCACAACCGTAACCGCTGCTTTCGGCAGCACCTATCACTGCGCCGAACTCTTCATCGAAGCCACGGGCCGGCTGTACAACAACAACACGGGCGCTACCAACCTCAGCTATGTGCATGTGTATGGTGTGGCCCCTGCGCACACCGGGCAAATCGTGGTGAACGGGAATCTCGGGAACGGAGCCACCTTGGACGGCATCAGCCTGAGCATCGACGGGGCCAGCATCACCATGAGCGGCTCTGGCACCGCCAATGCGGCCCGGATCCGAAAGACGGCGACCACCCATCCGATCAGCGGCGCATCGTTGACCACCACCAGCTTCACCATCGACATGAATGTGAACCTGCGCTTCAGCGCGGGCAGCACCACCATGCTCTATAACGGGTGCTCTGCGGCGAGTAATTTCCATGTCACCATTAACGCTGGAAGGACCCTTGCGCTGGTGGGTGCAGCCGGCACGGGCAATGTGAGCATCGATGGTTTGGCCGGGACAGATTTCTGGCAATTGGGCGGTTCGATCACGGTGAACGGAACCCTGCTGATTCCTGGGATCCTCTACGCCACCACCAATAATACCAACGCGGCCTACGAATGCAGGATCACCATTGGCCCTGGAGGATTCGTGCGCACCACTCAAGTGCACGCCGCCGGCTCCGGAACCGCGTGGCACCGGTTCTTCGTGAATGCAGGCGGCATCCTGGAGATCTCCGGGACCCCAGTGGCTTGGACGTCCTACTTCGTGAACAATAACCAGTACGTATTCGATGCCAACAGCCAAACGACCTATTCCGGCGCGGGGACGCAGAATGTGCCCAATGTGGTCGGTGGATATGGCAATCTGCGCATCAGGGGCACGGGCGTGAAAACGATCCTGGGCACCCTGCTAGTCAAAGGCAACCTTGAGATCCTGAATGTGACCGGTACCCCGGAACTGGATGTCACGATCTCCAACTTCCAAGTGACCGTGTATGGGAACTGGACCAGCTACGGCACAGCGGGATTCAACGAACGCACCGGACTCGTGCTCTTCAGTGGCTCTGCAGGCACCCAGGTGATCAACACTGCTGGTGGTGAGGATTTCTTCAATTGGCGCATCGCCAAATCAGCGGCGCAACCGCTGGTGCGGATGGATTCCGATGTGCGGGTGGCGCAAGTGCTCAACCTGAACACCACGGCCGCGATCCTGGATCTGAACGGCAACATGCTCACCCTGCTCAATCCCGCCGTCGGGGCCATCGCCTCAAACAGCACCTTCGGCACCACGCGTCATATCCGGAGCGAGCGGACGGACAACATGAGCCGCGTCCGCTGGAACATCGGCACCACCACCGGGGCGCATGTGGTCCCCTTCGGCACGGCCACGTCCTATATCCCCTTCACCTTTGACCTGCTCAGCGGAGATGCCGGCAGCGTGACGATGGCGACCTATGGAACGCCACCGGACAACATGCCCTTGCCGGCGACCCCCACCTTGGTATCGGCTCTGCCTAGTGGCTACGGCCTTCTGCCCGATAATGCCGAAGCCACCGTCGATCGCTTCTGGCAGATTGATGTGACCGGCACGCCCAACACGCTGCTCACCTTCAGATACCAGGCGAGCGAACTGCCTAGCGCTCCCTTGGCCGATCCGCTCAGTCTGCGCGCCCAGCGCTACAACAGCGCGGTGCCGTATTGGGAGGACCAATTGGAATCCGTGGGCAATGGCTCCTACTTCGCCACCGCCAACAACGTGAGCGCATTCGGACCATTCACCCTCACGCATATCCTGAGCCCCTTGCCTGTGGAGCTGCTGCGATTCGATGCGCGCGTGGACCTGGCCTCCGTGCGGCTCGATTGGACTACCGCCAGCGAATTGAACAACGACCGTTTTGAAGTGCTCCGCAGCCGCGACGGGATCGTTTACGAGGCATTGACCAGCGTACCGGGCGCCGGGAACAGCAACTCACCGCGCTCCTACACGGCCTACGATCGCGCGCCGTGGATGGGCCTGAGCTATTACAAGCTGCGGCAGCACGATTCGGATGGCCAATGGCAGGATAGCCACGCGGTGCCTGTGCACTTCGGCACGGAAGCCGCTGAGCCGATGGTTTACCCCAACCCGGTGCGCGACATCGCTTATCTACAGGGCCTTCCCTCCGGGACGGTTGACCTGCGCATAACCGATGCAACTGGCAGGTTGGTCTCCCAAGCTAGGAAGTCCGGTGATAGCGACCGCTTCGATTGGCCGCTCGGACAGCTCCCTGCGGGCAGTTACCTGGTGCAGGTAATCGAGCGCGAGCGCGCTTGGACCTTGCGCTTACTGCGCGACTAA
- a CDS encoding zinc metallopeptidase → MMGAYVIGIVMMGISWLVSNQLKSRFEKYSRTPLRNNMSGREIAEQMLRDHGITNVKVVSVPGALTDHYNPATRTVNLSEPVYHARNAAAAAVAAHECGHAVQHATAYQWLNMRSRLVPVVSVASRFMQWVILGGILLLSAASPLGEPVLLAGIALFGATTLFSFITLPVEYDASNRALAWIQRNGIVTQSEYEMSADALKWAARTYVVAAIGSLATLLYYIMIFMNRRR, encoded by the coding sequence ATGATGGGCGCGTACGTGATCGGCATCGTGATGATGGGAATCAGCTGGCTGGTGAGCAACCAGTTGAAATCGCGCTTCGAGAAATACAGCCGCACGCCGCTGCGCAACAACATGAGCGGGCGGGAGATCGCGGAGCAGATGTTGCGCGACCATGGGATCACCAATGTGAAGGTGGTAAGCGTTCCGGGCGCGCTCACGGACCATTACAACCCCGCCACGCGTACGGTGAACCTGAGCGAGCCGGTGTACCATGCACGCAATGCTGCGGCCGCCGCGGTGGCCGCGCACGAATGCGGCCACGCCGTTCAGCATGCCACCGCCTACCAATGGCTCAACATGCGCAGCAGGCTGGTGCCGGTGGTGAGCGTAGCCTCGCGCTTCATGCAATGGGTGATTCTGGGCGGCATCCTGCTGCTGTCGGCCGCATCGCCGCTTGGTGAGCCGGTACTCTTGGCGGGCATCGCGCTCTTCGGCGCCACCACGCTCTTCAGCTTCATCACACTGCCGGTGGAGTACGATGCGAGTAACCGCGCCTTGGCGTGGATCCAACGCAACGGCATCGTCACCCAGAGCGAGTATGAAATGAGCGCCGATGCGCTCAAGTGGGCCGCGCGCACGTATGTGGTGGCGGCGATCGGATCCCTGGCCACCTTGCTCTACTACATCATGATCTTCATGAATCGCAGGCGCTGA
- a CDS encoding DoxX family protein: MGSASAGPPSAHHARSSCLTSILPGVHHLNLQPSICIRTMILNSQPISEDLGYLLMRLGFGGTMLWQHGWPKLMRFGERMDSFSDPLGLSSPVSLALIVFAEVVCAALVVLGLWTRAALVPLIIAMGVIIFLVDRGQPFGESELALVYLLGYLALLFTGSGRFAVDRISFK; encoded by the coding sequence ATGGGCTCTGCCTCGGCGGGGCCACCTTCGGCGCACCATGCGCGCTCAAGTTGCTTAACCAGCATCCTTCCTGGTGTGCACCATCTCAATCTGCAACCTTCAATCTGCATCCGCACCATGATCCTCAACAGCCAACCCATTTCCGAAGACCTTGGTTACTTGCTGATGCGCCTCGGTTTCGGAGGCACCATGCTCTGGCAGCACGGCTGGCCCAAGCTCATGAGGTTCGGTGAGCGCATGGATAGCTTCTCTGATCCACTCGGCCTGAGCAGCCCGGTGAGCCTTGCGCTCATCGTGTTCGCCGAGGTGGTCTGTGCGGCGCTGGTGGTGCTCGGCCTGTGGACGCGCGCCGCTTTGGTCCCACTGATCATTGCCATGGGCGTGATCATCTTCCTGGTTGATCGCGGCCAGCCATTCGGCGAGAGCGAATTGGCGCTGGTGTACCTCTTGGGCTACCTCGCACTGCTCTTCACGGGCAGCGGCCGCTTCGCGGTGGACCGTATATCGTTCAAATAA
- a CDS encoding DUF4918 family protein, which yields MVTLADRLLDLTFRLKMERVRLPEGVRLLNPLVGEHGTEVQRLVTTFHRSFFDDNNPRTLLLGINPGRFGAGLTGIAFTDPNDAREVLGIPHALPPSRPETSSRFFKQLVASAGGPERFYRHAYVHSVFPFGFTAAGRNGKAVNLNYYDRIDLRENIRPVAAEWLQGLIAAGCRSDLALCLGKGENFRFLRDLGLFKRITPLDHPRFIMQYKAKSVERYVASYLDALQDA from the coding sequence ATGGTCACGCTAGCCGACCGATTGCTCGACCTCACATTCCGCCTCAAGATGGAGCGCGTGCGGTTGCCCGAAGGCGTGCGCCTCCTCAACCCCTTGGTCGGTGAGCATGGTACCGAGGTACAACGCCTCGTCACCACATTCCACCGCAGCTTCTTCGACGACAACAACCCGCGAACGCTGCTGCTGGGCATCAATCCCGGGCGCTTCGGAGCAGGCCTCACGGGCATTGCATTCACCGATCCGAATGATGCGCGCGAGGTGCTCGGGATCCCGCATGCTCTGCCACCTTCACGTCCAGAGACCAGCAGCCGCTTCTTCAAGCAGCTCGTTGCATCCGCTGGGGGCCCGGAACGGTTCTACAGACATGCCTATGTGCATTCCGTCTTCCCTTTCGGATTCACCGCAGCCGGGCGGAATGGGAAGGCGGTGAACCTGAACTACTACGACCGGATCGACCTCAGGGAGAACATTCGGCCGGTGGCCGCCGAATGGCTGCAGGGCTTGATCGCCGCCGGATGCCGGAGCGACCTTGCGCTCTGCCTTGGAAAAGGGGAGAATTTCCGATTCCTGCGCGATCTCGGGCTATTCAAGCGCATCACGCCCTTGGACCATCCGCGCTTCATCATGCAATACAAGGCGAAGAGCGTGGAGAGATACGTGGCGAGTTACCTTGATGCGCTCCAGGATGCTTGA
- a CDS encoding T9SS type A sorting domain-containing protein, with translation MRAQILSLALATSMAMRAQDGEHPFIQSFTLTELDGRIHVEWVMTGGSTCDGSQVERSTDGVSFEVVHRIEGLCGDPAFPVPFGWYDEAPPEMSIVHYRIAFSGLGRSSAKAVEFRQLIGSEMRVFPSPTMGACTVLLRVPLSALVDITISDPNGRIALRAVGLNGREHALDLQSLAAGVYTVLATADGQAYMGRVVKQ, from the coding sequence ATGCGCGCGCAGATCCTCAGCCTGGCACTGGCCACCAGCATGGCCATGCGCGCGCAGGATGGCGAGCATCCCTTCATCCAGTCCTTCACCCTCACGGAACTCGATGGGCGCATCCATGTGGAATGGGTGATGACCGGCGGAAGCACCTGCGATGGCTCACAGGTGGAGCGCTCCACGGATGGGGTCAGCTTCGAGGTGGTGCATCGCATCGAGGGCCTTTGCGGCGATCCGGCATTCCCAGTGCCCTTTGGCTGGTACGACGAAGCCCCGCCGGAAATGAGCATCGTGCATTACCGCATCGCCTTCTCCGGACTGGGTCGAAGCTCGGCGAAGGCAGTCGAATTCCGCCAGCTCATAGGATCAGAAATGCGCGTGTTCCCTTCGCCCACCATGGGTGCATGCACCGTGCTGCTGCGGGTGCCGCTCAGCGCCCTCGTCGATATCACCATCAGTGATCCGAACGGCCGGATCGCCCTGCGTGCAGTTGGATTGAACGGACGGGAGCATGCGCTCGACCTGCAATCGCTCGCGGCTGGTGTGTACACGGTCCTGGCCACCGCTGATGGCCAAGCGTATATGGGTCGCGTGGTGAAGCAATGA
- a CDS encoding long-chain fatty acid--CoA ligase, translating to MPIERLFDIPRHQLANHPKADAIATKENGQWRPYSTHELLDISERLALGLMALGVAPGHKVAICSGNRSEWALVDQAILRIGAITVPIYPTSSKDDYAFILKHASVNVCFSSSGDVLAKAAGSGIAQHCFTFDRVEGARHWSEALDLGDASHAGTLRGYEAAVKGSDLATIIYTSGTTGKPKGVMLTHANVISNLLASIERFPVDSNARCISFLPLSHIYERMLMYMYLYVGVSIYFQESLEDLGDRIREVRPDVFTAVPRLLEKIFDKIVAKGESLTGIKRWLFFWALELGFKYDVHGRSWWYNVQLALARKLIFSKWQAALGGKCRVVASGSAALQERLARVFNAAGVPVMEGYGLTESSPVISVNDLRNDGLRFGTVGRPIPGVEVRIAADGEILARGPNIMQGYYNEPELTKEAIDSEGWLHTGDIGELTPEGFLRITDRKKEIFKTSGGKYVAPQVLENRLKQSRFIEQAMVIGENRKFPAALIVPDFAFLKDYCALKGIPFGSREQVIADKRIVDRIFREVEAANADMGNWEKVKKIALLPAELTIDGGELTPSLKLKRKPIMAKNQALIEGLYAD from the coding sequence ATGCCCATCGAACGCCTTTTCGACATCCCGCGCCACCAACTGGCCAACCACCCCAAGGCCGACGCCATTGCCACCAAGGAGAACGGCCAATGGCGGCCCTACTCCACACATGAACTCCTCGACATCAGCGAGCGGCTCGCACTGGGCCTCATGGCATTGGGCGTTGCTCCCGGGCACAAAGTCGCCATCTGCAGCGGCAACCGCAGCGAGTGGGCCTTGGTGGATCAGGCCATCCTACGAATCGGCGCCATCACGGTGCCCATCTACCCCACCAGCAGCAAGGACGACTACGCCTTCATCCTGAAGCATGCCTCTGTCAATGTCTGCTTCAGCAGCAGCGGTGATGTGCTTGCGAAGGCAGCCGGCAGCGGTATCGCCCAGCACTGCTTCACCTTCGACCGGGTCGAAGGCGCGCGCCACTGGAGCGAGGCGCTCGACCTTGGCGATGCGTCTCACGCAGGCACGCTGCGCGGATATGAGGCCGCCGTGAAGGGCAGCGACCTGGCCACCATCATCTATACCAGCGGCACCACGGGCAAACCCAAGGGGGTGATGCTCACCCATGCGAACGTGATCAGCAACCTGCTGGCCAGCATCGAGCGCTTCCCGGTTGACAGCAACGCACGGTGCATCAGCTTCCTGCCTCTTTCGCACATCTACGAGCGCATGCTCATGTACATGTACCTGTACGTGGGCGTGAGCATCTACTTCCAGGAATCATTGGAGGACCTTGGCGATCGCATCCGGGAGGTGCGGCCCGATGTGTTCACCGCAGTACCACGCCTGCTGGAGAAGATCTTCGACAAGATCGTCGCGAAGGGCGAGTCGCTCACCGGGATCAAGCGCTGGCTCTTCTTCTGGGCGCTTGAATTGGGCTTCAAGTACGATGTGCATGGCCGCAGCTGGTGGTACAACGTGCAGCTCGCCCTGGCGCGCAAGCTCATCTTCAGTAAATGGCAAGCCGCGCTCGGCGGCAAGTGCCGCGTGGTGGCCAGCGGCAGTGCGGCTTTGCAGGAGCGGCTTGCCCGTGTTTTCAACGCTGCGGGCGTCCCGGTCATGGAAGGCTACGGCCTAACCGAGAGCAGCCCCGTGATCAGCGTGAACGACCTGCGCAATGACGGACTCCGGTTCGGCACGGTGGGGCGCCCGATACCCGGCGTGGAAGTGCGGATCGCCGCCGATGGCGAGATCCTGGCGCGCGGACCCAATATCATGCAGGGCTATTACAATGAACCCGAGCTCACCAAGGAGGCCATCGATAGCGAAGGCTGGCTGCACACGGGCGATATCGGCGAACTGACTCCTGAAGGCTTCCTGCGCATCACCGACCGAAAGAAGGAGATCTTCAAGACCAGCGGAGGCAAGTATGTGGCGCCGCAGGTGCTGGAGAACCGATTGAAGCAATCGCGCTTCATTGAGCAGGCCATGGTAATCGGTGAGAATCGGAAATTCCCAGCCGCACTAATCGTTCCCGATTTCGCATTCCTGAAGGATTATTGCGCCCTGAAGGGCATCCCCTTCGGGAGCCGTGAGCAGGTCATCGCCGATAAGAGGATCGTTGACCGGATCTTCCGGGAGGTGGAAGCCGCCAATGCCGACATGGGCAACTGGGAGAAGGTGAAGAAAATAGCGCTGCTCCCTGCGGAGCTCACGATAGACGGCGGGGAACTCACACCTTCGCTGAAACTGAAACGCAAGCCCATCATGGCCAAGAACCAAGCGCTGATCGAAGGCCTTTACGCCGATTAA
- a CDS encoding DUF2807 domain-containing protein, with amino-acid sequence MKGPIDEAPVLKPLQELPAELTLDQVGLMVLVFPLAGVGAGWLAWCKLHINSIAMSTTGSIILAGGLYLASPSEPAVPRTEAATLEAAAAELPMPVSEAEEAAALVLNPPEDKVTPAKEPEPIKGPPAPMKADPLAPPLESESQDDGVVLLASLNTETVQGLPAVVLTIDRNSRSYDLKGFTGVQLATSIDVTVTEGEFSVTAMGDQQALDRLRITVEKGLLRIDKDHEKWPKQNCEASVSVSVRMPVIDRFEVLGSGNLAVGEFKRAEDLTLGLAGSGDMIIGAVNEARSLRLNIAGSGDIVLGETNVSGATTIRIAGSGDVRVAGRSGSLDIGVSGSGNVSAGGLESGTCKVRISGSGDVIVNCSGQMDSSISGSGQVVQSGSSGGARPRGVGTMSY; translated from the coding sequence ATGAAAGGCCCCATCGATGAAGCGCCCGTTCTGAAGCCGCTGCAAGAGTTGCCGGCAGAGCTCACCTTGGATCAGGTGGGGCTCATGGTGCTCGTTTTCCCGCTAGCTGGCGTTGGGGCGGGCTGGCTTGCATGGTGCAAACTCCACATCAACTCCATAGCCATGTCAACCACTGGATCGATCATCCTGGCCGGCGGCCTCTACCTCGCTTCGCCGAGCGAACCGGCCGTGCCCAGAACCGAGGCCGCAACGTTGGAAGCTGCAGCTGCTGAACTTCCGATGCCCGTATCTGAAGCGGAGGAGGCAGCCGCCCTTGTGCTGAATCCGCCCGAGGACAAGGTGACTCCAGCCAAAGAGCCTGAGCCGATCAAGGGACCACCCGCTCCAATGAAAGCCGATCCATTAGCGCCGCCGTTGGAATCCGAATCACAGGATGATGGAGTTGTCCTTCTGGCAAGCCTGAACACCGAGACTGTCCAGGGCTTACCTGCCGTAGTGCTCACCATCGACCGGAACAGCCGCAGCTACGATTTGAAGGGATTCACCGGAGTGCAGCTCGCGACCAGCATCGACGTGACGGTCACCGAAGGCGAATTCTCCGTGACCGCAATGGGCGATCAGCAAGCCTTGGATCGACTGAGGATAACGGTCGAGAAAGGACTGCTGCGGATCGACAAGGACCATGAGAAGTGGCCGAAGCAGAACTGTGAGGCCTCGGTCAGTGTATCTGTGCGCATGCCCGTGATCGATCGGTTCGAGGTGCTTGGATCCGGGAACCTTGCAGTGGGTGAGTTCAAGCGGGCCGAAGACCTCACGCTCGGATTGGCCGGCTCCGGCGATATGATCATTGGGGCCGTGAACGAAGCCCGATCGCTTCGCCTGAACATCGCAGGCTCCGGCGATATCGTCCTTGGCGAAACGAATGTATCGGGCGCCACCACCATCCGCATCGCCGGGAGCGGTGATGTGCGCGTGGCCGGCCGATCAGGCAGCCTTGATATCGGCGTTTCCGGTTCGGGCAACGTGTCAGCGGGTGGTCTTGAATCCGGCACCTGCAAAGTGCGCATCTCCGGTTCGGGTGACGTGATCGTTAACTGCAGCGGCCAGATGGACAGCAGCATCTCTGGCTCCGGCCAGGTCGTCCAATCCGGGAGCAGCGGCGGCGCCCGGCCACGAGGGGTTGGCACCATGAGTTACTAG
- a CDS encoding DUF853 family protein encodes MPAPDDFLRAITEGNSFKGSAIELGGALYNGEVPAGCTVKVPLRTMNRHGLICGATGSGKTKTLQVLAEQLSLNGVPSLLMDVKGDLSGIAAPGSSNEKIEARHAKLGIAYEPQGLPVELLSLSKEPGARLRATVSEFGPVLLGRILELNDTQQSVLALVFKYCDDHGLPLLDLKDLRRMLQFVSDEGKDEIKKVYGQVSGSSVNIILRKLIEIEQQGADRFFGERSFDVNDLLESRDGKGVVHIVRLTDIQDRPRLFSTFMLCLLAEIYSTFPEVGDPEKPKLVLFIDEAHLIFSTATKALLEQIETIIKLIRSKGVGVFFCTQDPSDVPEGVLGQLGLKVQHALRAFTAKDRTTIKKTAQNYPITPFYDVEELITSLGIGEALVTALSEKGTPTPLAHTLLRAPISRMDVLSPLEIDGLVARSELVRTYNEAIDRESAFEILEKRMKGKEDGDVKEREGVDEARPKREEPSTLEKMTKNTMARQVGNTIVRELTRGLLGVLGIRTTVRRRRY; translated from the coding sequence ATGCCCGCACCAGACGATTTCCTCCGTGCCATCACAGAAGGCAATTCCTTCAAAGGAAGCGCGATTGAATTGGGGGGCGCGCTCTACAACGGCGAAGTGCCCGCAGGCTGCACCGTGAAGGTGCCCCTGCGCACCATGAACCGCCATGGCCTTATCTGCGGCGCCACGGGCAGCGGCAAGACCAAGACCCTTCAGGTGCTCGCGGAGCAATTGTCTCTTAACGGCGTGCCTTCCCTATTGATGGATGTGAAGGGCGACCTCAGCGGGATCGCGGCACCCGGCTCCAGCAATGAGAAGATCGAAGCGCGCCACGCCAAGCTCGGGATCGCCTACGAACCGCAAGGCCTGCCGGTGGAATTGCTGAGCCTGAGCAAGGAGCCGGGAGCCCGCCTGCGCGCCACGGTGAGCGAATTCGGACCCGTGCTGCTGGGCCGCATCCTAGAGCTGAATGACACCCAGCAGAGCGTACTGGCGCTCGTATTCAAGTACTGCGATGACCACGGACTGCCCCTGCTCGACCTGAAGGACCTGCGCCGCATGCTGCAGTTCGTGAGTGACGAGGGCAAGGACGAGATCAAGAAGGTCTACGGCCAGGTGAGCGGCTCCAGCGTGAACATCATCCTGCGCAAGCTCATCGAGATCGAGCAGCAAGGCGCCGACCGCTTCTTCGGCGAGCGCAGCTTCGATGTGAACGACCTGCTCGAATCGCGCGATGGCAAAGGCGTGGTGCATATCGTGCGCCTCACCGATATCCAGGACCGGCCGCGCCTCTTCAGCACATTCATGCTGTGCCTGCTGGCGGAGATCTACAGCACGTTCCCGGAGGTCGGCGATCCGGAGAAGCCCAAGCTCGTGCTCTTCATCGATGAGGCGCACCTGATCTTCAGCACCGCCACCAAGGCGCTGCTCGAGCAGATCGAGACCATCATCAAGCTGATCCGCTCCAAGGGCGTGGGCGTCTTCTTCTGCACCCAGGATCCCAGCGACGTGCCGGAGGGCGTCCTCGGTCAACTGGGATTGAAGGTGCAGCATGCCCTGCGCGCCTTCACGGCGAAGGACCGAACCACCATCAAGAAGACCGCGCAGAACTATCCGATCACGCCATTCTATGATGTCGAGGAGCTGATCACTTCGCTGGGCATCGGCGAAGCCCTGGTCACCGCGCTGAGCGAGAAAGGCACGCCCACGCCGCTCGCGCATACCTTGCTGCGTGCGCCCATCAGCCGCATGGATGTGCTGAGCCCATTGGAGATCGATGGATTGGTGGCGCGCAGCGAGCTTGTGAGGACCTATAATGAAGCGATCGACCGGGAGAGCGCGTTCGAGATCCTGGAGAAGCGGATGAAGGGCAAAGAGGACGGTGATGTGAAGGAGCGAGAAGGAGTGGATGAGGCGAGACCGAAGCGCGAAGAGCCGAGCACCTTGGAGAAAATGACCAAGAACACCATGGCGCGCCAGGTTGGCAACACCATCGTGCGGGAACTCACGCGCGGCTTGCTCGGCGTGCTGGGCATCCGCACCACCGTACGGCGTAGGCGCTATTGA